One Lytechinus variegatus isolate NC3 chromosome 11, Lvar_3.0, whole genome shotgun sequence DNA segment encodes these proteins:
- the LOC121423925 gene encoding vegetative cell wall protein gp1-like has protein sequence MPVSANNSPPPFPSSVTTPPAPPSPPHVTTPPAPPSPPPVTTPPAPPSPIPPPAPPSPIPPPVPQSPPPVTTPPAPPSPIPPPAPPSPPPVTTPSAPPSPITPPAPPSPPPVTTQPAPPRPPHVTPLPAPFENDIGLFISKRRVSSSKILLNLFEG, from the coding sequence ATGCCAGTGAGTGCAAATAACTCTCCACCACCATTTCCGTCATCTGTGACCACACCACCAGCTCCGCCATCTCCGCCACATGTGACCACACCACCAGCTCCGCCATCTCCGCCACCTGTGACCACACCACCAGCTCCGCCATCTCCGATCCCACCACCAGCTCCGCCATCTCCGATCCCACCACCAGTTCCGCAATCTCCGCCACCTGTGACCACACCACCAGCTCCGCCATCTCCGATCCCACCACCAGCTCCGCCATCTCCGCCACCTGTGACCACACCATCAGCTCCGCCATCTCCGATCACACCACCAGCTCCGCCATCTCCGCCACCTGTTACTACACAACCAGCCCCGCCACGTCCACCGCATGTGACCCCACTACCCGCTCCGTTTGAAAATGACATTGGTTTGTTCATCAGCAAAAGAAGGGTAAGTTCATCGAAAATACTGCTTAATTTATTTGAAGGATAA